A single genomic interval of Roseomonas aeriglobus harbors:
- a CDS encoding glycosyltransferase family 2 protein has translation MYLDIDHLSSARRGATGPAMAADWTILLPFFNERDYLAATIASLAAQTVRFRLILIDNGSTDGSALVAEAAALAHGLDHVVLIERVPGKVAALKAGLAFARTRWTATCDADTLYPPTYLAEAARLLSRPGCVVAGAYFIAPGAGEVARGIEATAITLAGRLLPRQCHAGGAGQAFCTATLRSVGGFDPEQWNYVLEDHEVINRTMARGSMLYSRDFWCRPSARDRDRESIRWTFVERLMYVLAAPFAGDWFFHDFLGPRLRQRKLASHRIRERQFQVDEGLGFATPHPVL, from the coding sequence ATGTATCTCGATATCGACCATCTTTCGTCGGCGCGCCGCGGTGCGACCGGACCGGCGATGGCGGCCGACTGGACGATCCTGCTGCCGTTCTTCAACGAACGCGATTATCTGGCAGCGACGATCGCCAGCCTGGCCGCGCAGACCGTCCGCTTTCGCCTGATCCTGATCGACAATGGATCGACCGACGGCAGCGCGCTGGTCGCGGAAGCCGCCGCGCTTGCGCATGGGCTCGACCACGTCGTGCTGATCGAACGTGTGCCGGGCAAGGTCGCGGCGTTGAAGGCGGGGCTCGCCTTCGCACGCACGCGCTGGACCGCGACCTGCGACGCCGACACGCTCTACCCGCCGACCTATCTGGCGGAGGCCGCGCGGCTGTTGTCCCGGCCCGGCTGCGTCGTAGCCGGCGCCTATTTCATCGCGCCCGGCGCCGGCGAAGTCGCCCGCGGCATCGAAGCGACGGCAATCACGCTGGCCGGCCGGTTGCTGCCGCGCCAGTGCCATGCTGGCGGCGCCGGACAGGCGTTCTGCACCGCCACTCTGCGCAGCGTCGGCGGCTTCGACCCCGAGCAGTGGAATTACGTGTTGGAGGATCATGAGGTGATCAACCGCACGATGGCGCGCGGATCGATGCTCTATTCGCGCGACTTCTGGTGTCGCCCATCGGCGCGGGACCGTGACCGCGAATCGATCCGGTGGACGTTCGTGGAGCGGCTGATGTATGTCCTCGCGGCGCCGTTTGCGGGCGACTGGTTCTTCCACGACTTCCTCGGGCCCCGTCTGCGGCAGCGCAAACTGGCCAGCCACCGCATCCGCGAGCGCCAGTTTCAGGTCGACGAAGGGCTTGGTTTTGCGACGCCTCATCCTGTGCTCTGA